In Pleurodeles waltl isolate 20211129_DDA chromosome 5, aPleWal1.hap1.20221129, whole genome shotgun sequence, one genomic interval encodes:
- the LOC138295320 gene encoding uncharacterized protein: MSENTCVDELPDGAKKNCELFSVWGITEENACVAKRPDNALRNNSRCIYVENVSFGSNDDRKVWIPLSAYREMQEKCRKLEHENRNLREQISPTESYKKAVFEESFLSHSSNEGVKTAPSCTEFPCEPGFLADNMHSLTDNTDESQNVIYELPLQNAQVKRRILEQDTPSFISLFDFWKKNSPHLSEILTLLYIVTVKNYMQLRACDLANEIMQTLSFCAVQEGKTDVHVNQEQGKKIVPLARIIQWIWYLQDRARVPQIKELPMKLCAPFEFVSTEDKKHVCFTNDSLTEMLFSGTVEGTALYNVCQILKQELREMCHFYANFWFFDNVLAPNWFNYLAEGNEKNAEREVFTQNSALVGMAMWVPQKCEKATYRSDHVSPLSLSALCGPPSGVCVWGRGRDRIPNLNLAE, encoded by the exons atgtctgagaatacatgtgttgatgaactgcctgatggtgctaagaaaaactgtgaattgttttctgtttggggaattacagaagaaaatgcatgtgtagctaaaaggcctgataatgctttgagaaataattcccgttgtatatatgtagaaaacgtgtcttttggaagtaatgatgacagaaaggtctggatacctttatctgcttacagagaaatgcaggagaaatgtaggaagttggaacatgaaaataggaatttacgtgagcaaattagcccgactgaaagttataaaaaggctgtttttgaagaatctttcttgtcccattccagtaatgagggggttaagacagctccgagctgcactgagtttccatgtgagccagggtttttggcagacaatatgcattccttaactgataacacggacgagagtcagaatgtgatttacgagttaccgttgcaaaatgcacaagtaaaacgaaggattttagagcaagacaccccgagtttcattagcttgtttgatttttggaaaaagaatagccctcatttgagtgaaatcctaacacttttgtatatagtcactgtgaaaaattatatgcagttgcgcgcttgtgatttggcaaatgaaataatgcagacattaagtttctgcgcagtgcaagaaggaaaaactgatgtacatgtaaatcaagaacaaggaaagaaaatagtgcccctagctagaatcatacaatggatctggtacttgcaagacagggctagagtaccacagataaaagaattaccgatgaaactgtgtgcaccatttgaattcgtgtccactgaagataaaaagcatgtttgttttactaatgattcattgactgaaatgttgttttctggcaccgtagaaggaacagcgttgtataatgtgtgtcagattttaaagcaagagctacgtgagatgtgtcatttttatgctaatttttggttctttgataatgttttagcacctaactggttcaattaccttgcagaaggtaatgagaaaaatgcagagagagaagtgttcacccagaattctgccttagtggggatggctatgtgggtgccccagaaatgtgaaaaggccacttacag atccgaccacgtttcgccactgtccctgagtgcgctgtgtggtcccccttccggtgtgtgcgtgtggggtcggggaagggaccgaatccccaacctgaacctggctgagtaa